AGAAAGCATtctggaatctaagaaaaaactAAATCTATTCGTGTTACATGTGGTCTCCTCTGACCAAACCAGCATAGGCGTATTTCACTGTAATTCCTTTAGCAAGAACATTGTTTCCTTCTAATAGTCCAACAAATAGATTATTTCCTTTAGTAATTAAGTACTTCTCCATCTTAAAATACCAATCTTTATAAACTTGGAGGGCAGAGTGACTTGCAGTAAGATACGGTCCCACTGCACGGCAGGTCAACCCTGTCTCTTCCTACATCTTCTTTGATGTCATGCGATGTTTAagacatttactgaaaaaaaaaattaaagtacaaacATTTGGGGGGAATGCTTCCTGATCTCCTTAAATACATAAGACAAATTAGCTAACAATATCTAAATAAATGCattgtttaaaacatattttaatgcttCCATCTCAGGTTAATaataaaaggggaaagaaagatttAGCTCATACAAGTTCATTTCTGAAAGCGCGTGCAAAAAAATCAGGAAGACAGCAGTGACCTAAGTCTCTACGAGTGTATTGACAGGGTCGTGGGGAAGGGGGCTGTAAGAATATAAATGGAGAAATGAGGATGAAGGGGTAGGTGGGAAAAAGAGGCTCTGTAGTGCCCTGTGCCTCCACCTCTGATGAACGGGGAAGAGATGTATTTAATAGGAAGAAATACTCGTCAGTGAGGGCTCCCCACCGCCAATAAACCCTGAGGCCAATGTAACATCCAGACAGTCTGTAAACTCTGTACTCATGAAGTTCAGTGCCTGGTAATTACTCTCACCCCCAGAATGCTAATGGACAACCACTCTCCTTAGTTCACTGGACTTTTCCCCTTCTAATCTGTCTCAGATCCTTGGAGGatggaagcagaaaaataaaagcaaaaatggaggggaaaagagaagcagagagaaggcaaaaaagaaaaaaaataaaaataggcaaaaacaTGATTCGCTTCCAGATCGTCTCCCACCCCCAGTGTTACTATACAGGGTTCCCGATGAgtcagtttattttctctcaaatCAAAGACTGAAATtgacttttcaaaaaaacagaaagtaacaaaATGTTATAAGACACAAGCTACGCCATCAATGCAGGAAGACTACCAAAAGAGTTGAAAGACTATTAGCAAGATTTTCACTTACATTAATGATAACTCAAATACCGTTTCTTAATCCACCTTGCCACTGAATTACTCACATTTACCATCTGTGGTGCTGAATGCCTATATACGTGCCAGGCATATACACACGCTTTTAATGCATcaccattttcatttaaattatctcaaaatgacACCGTGAAAGAGGTATTATTCACTTCAAGGTTGTGCAGGCAGCCGACGGCCCACCTGGAGAGGAACCCAGATCATCAGACTCTACCAACAGCGCGCTTCCCACTACAGCACGGCCCGCACGAGAAATACCACAGTCTTAAGTATCAAAATTATAACTGGTTGGaagttttttcccctctttcaaCATCTTCAAATATTCTCAAACTGGGGAAGTTTCTACCAACAACGTCAAAAAGGAATACCATCCGTCAAAGAGGCCTGTCCAAAGACAAAATTCCAGGAGTCTCTTGGGTAAAGATCGATCATCGTTATTCCCACAACACAGAAAGCATCTTCAGGTTTCCTCTTCTTTAAGAATTTCAGGATCTGccctatttaaaaagaaatgtatgtatgagacatacacacacacacattactcaaTTCCAACGGTACAGCTGTCTGAATCACCTGCGTGAATCTGCAGGTTCTGCGTGCTATCGTTGATTCTAAAGGAGCACCTCGTTGCAGAGATGGGAACCGGTTCCAGGAGTTTGACTCTCAGGCCATAGAAAAACGCTTCGCAGTAGCCCTTGAGCCATCTCACATATTCTTCACTGATACTTCTGGTGTTTCCTAGAGACCCTATGATGTGCAAAAAAATTTAAGACCAATTTTAAGATGATCAAAATATTCAGTCTTTACTACCTCTGTCTCTAATAAGAAATTTGGAATTAGAAACAAACGAACTCTAAATTTTCAATACACTTTTATCATTCATGGATGTGAATACGAGTTAGAAAGAAATATAACAACCTCTTTCAAGGCAGCTTGGCTACAAATCGTCCACCACTGGAGTGAATGtcaaaaatgatgataaaaactGCCTGCTTGAATGAGATCAACAACCCACACTCTCCCtggcaaaaccaaaccaaatctaACGTATTATCGATATATACCAATGCACTGTATATAAATACTGCATTTCTCTGGAGAAGGTGTCTTTCTGTAAGGATCACTGAAAAACTCTTCAAAGTCTTGGGGAGCCTCAGGATGGGAGTTTATCCAATCTGATTGTGAATGCAAAGTAATGGGTCCAAAGAGATCACTGTCTGGCCGGAAGGCTTCGTTCATCAAACGGCGCTGCCCAGCATCTAACTTCTCATACTGTGACGCAAGCGCTGGGTTCTTTGAGATGAGAGCTGTTTTTAGTGTCTGTTCAGAGTGCCGTACTGTTTGCATCTACCACAAAGACACAAGCAGTCAAATATAAATGCATATCTGTGCTCGTGACTTTAACCCACCTGTCCTCcaattacatttcttatttctctctagAATGGAATGACTAATGGATTGCTAATGCCTTGCAGTGACCACATCAAATTACTGTCTGCTTTCCCCATTTCTAATCAATTTCTTGGGGAGGGTAATctgaaagagtgaaaagaaaatcatgaaattccttcctccatcttttagGGAAACTGCTCCCATTATAAAAACTAGTAACCATAAGACATGACCTGATTTCCCATTTCCTTCTGTCATCTGGGTAATAAGAACAATATTACGAACTGACTCATTACAGCCACATGAAAAATACTCACCCTTTCCAGTGTGACT
The sequence above is a segment of the Camelus ferus isolate YT-003-E chromosome 16, BCGSAC_Cfer_1.0, whole genome shotgun sequence genome. Coding sequences within it:
- the AMZ2 gene encoding archaemetzincin-2 — protein: MQTVRHSEQTLKTALISKNPALASQYEKLDAGQRRLMNEAFRPDSDLFGPITLHSQSDWINSHPEAPQDFEEFFSDPYRKTPSPEKCSIYIQCIGSLGNTRSISEEYVRWLKGYCEAFFYGLRVKLLEPVPISATRCSFRINDSTQNLQIHAGQILKFLKKRKPEDAFCVVGITMIDLYPRDSWNFVFGQASLTDGVGIFSFARYGSDFYSSHYEGKVKKLQKKSSSDYSVFDNYYIPEVTSVLLLRSCKTLTHEIGHIFGLRHCQWLACLMQGSNHLEEADRRPLNLCPICLRKLQSAVGFSIQERYKALVRWIDDESTDTPGVTPKHSREDNVNLPKPVEAFKEWKEWITKCLAILQK